tttcattaaataaataaacatttttaaaacttctCCCAGAAAGTAAAGGATAACAGAGACGCTGAATATGGCTCTTGGCTCACTGTCAGGTAGGGCCTGCTTGGCTTTTGTTTGGGTTTTACTAGGCTGTCCTATTTAAACTGCTGAGCACAGAACCTATCATTGTGTAAGCCCTCAGTAAATATTAGTCATAATTCTCAGGAaaactttttaaatgaatttatatGCATAAATACATATCACAGTACATATCACCTTAGTATTccctcaaataaaaaattttccggactaaggatcccggttcgagccccggctccctacctgcaagggagtcgcttcacaggcggtgaagcaggtctgcaggtgtctatctttctctccccctctctgtcttcccctcctctctccatttctctctgtcctatccaacaacgaacaacatcaacaatggcaataataataaccacaacgaggctacaacaacaagggcaacaaaagggggaaaaaatggcctccaagagcggtggattcatggtgcaggcaccaagcccagcaataaccctggaggaaaaaaaaaaaagaaagaaagaaagaaaaaaaaattttcctagggagtcaggcggtagcgcagcggttaagagcacacggcgcgaagcgcaaggagcggtgtaagaatcccggttcaagcccccggctccccacctgcaggggagtcgcttcacaggaggtgaagtaggtctgcaggtgtctgtctttctctccccctctctgtcttcccctcctctctccatttctctctgtcctatccaacaatgatgacatcagtaacaacaacaataaaaaaaaaaaaaaacaccaagggcaacaaaagggaaaacaaataaatatttttttaaagtctcctagaattaaaaaaaattaacttaagaCTTTGTTATAAAATATTACATCctattggaccaaagtaaaggggttgggggagctttcaggtcctggtgcatgatggtagaggaggtcCTAGACTGGggctgagaatgttttgcagaaaactgagaaattttacacacgtaCCAACAGCTGTATCTACTGGAAACCATAAATCCCATTAAAATGCTTTTTATGAAATTCCatcaaaaaatttaataatatacCCATTTCAAAGACTGAGAGTTAGTCACCAGGAAATATCTATGTCATTCACTATACCAGGCCTCCATCTTATGGTTTCTGGCATCTTTTCATATTGTCCTACTCTCCCCACGATACTCCTCTCATGCTGTGCTTCTGACCAGTTGGGAAGACAAAATTGAGAGTCATCACAAGGAAAATGCTATATTTTGAAATTCAGTGCTGGGAGAAGACATTCAATAAGCACTTGTTTGATACATATGATACAGTTTCTGCCAGAAGAGAGCTCATCACACTAACTGGTCTACATACTGAGTGTGAGGAgaatagaaaaaggaggaggaggaggaggaagaggagaggagatggtgAAAGGAATTGCATAGAAAATATGCATTTTATCCACACAATTCAACAATAAAATGCTAAATAAGATGAATAAACTAAAGTTAACGTTAAAGTATGTCCCAGAGAGCTGGGTGTGACCCACAGGCAAAAGTGCTCCTCCAGATTCCCGAGCTACTGCCCTGGCTGAAGTGACTGCTCCCCAATCTGCCAACAGATGCAGCACCTTTCTTGCTACTTCCAAGTCAGTCCAGAATTCAGTTCCAGGTCAGTGACATATTTCTGGACCCAGGACTCACTGGGGTTGGCACAGATCTGCCGGCCTCTTTTGGTTTGGAAGCTGTGGAGAAGAAAGGAATGCACACTGAGGTTCTGGCAAAGGAATCCCAGCTTCACTGAGACCTCTCCATCCTTCTCTGCCCTGGATATCTATTCTCTTGCTCATAAAATATCCCCTTAGCCTTGAGGTTCATAGGTCATCCTTGTGCCTCAAATGGGGGGGGGCTCCCCTCAGGAAATGTACTACCTGCTGCCACTCCTATTCCTCCTCTATCTTTCCAGAGGCAGATCCTCCAAAGTCAGAAAACATCCCAGAAGACTCCCCTGGTGTCCTATACTTTGATGGGTCTCAGAAGGCTGAGTCTTCTGGGAGGGTGGGGAGTTGGCTTAGACTTCCAGTCTGTCTTCCAGGCATAAGCAGGAAAACTAGCTCTTACATGACACCTGGCTTGGAGCAGTGACTGCTGGTCTCATAATAGTCATCCACAAACTTGCGCGGGATCTGCCGGGAGATATAGGAGAAGCAGCAGGCCGTTGGGGTATCAGCACCAACTGTAAGAGAAGGGCAGAAAGATGCTAAGTAATTGCTCAGAAGAGAGAGCAAGCTATCTGCTCCTTGAGGGTTGCGGAGAGCTGGAAGGCAGCGGCTCTGCTTGGCAAAGGATGGGATGTGGACATAAGGAATCCAGATGAAGCTGGCACTTCTTTTCATAGATATTTTTAGATGTCTTTGCTTTCTGTATTTCTTATTCTCTGTCTTGGTTTGAGGTCTCCATATTTCTCCACAGGGAGTTTAGATTTCTGGAcaaactactttttatttttactctccCAAGGGAATTCATAGGAAAGTCAAGCTTACACCACCAGAATCCATTGGTCACAAGTTCTATCTCCTGTCATAATCCCATTTTCTCATCAATCAGATTGGATTTACTCTCAAACTGGGAAAATAGAATTGCTAAACCACTGTCGTAAAGGAAATTCTCCTCAGAAACAGGTCTCTAAAATCCccctgaaattatttatttacttaaaaggaCTCAGACACAATATGTTGGCATGGTATCCATGCCATGACCCGAGAGTTGGAGGACAAAGCAGAAAGAATAAGGAACACTCACATGAGGCAGCACAGGTCTGAGAAAAGGTCTTATTGAGAAGCAGGAGAGCAAGGGCAGCCACAGTGATCTTCATGATATTGAATGGCAGTGAGCTCAAGTGGTGACCAAGTACAGTTGGGACTTGGCCACATGCAACTGCTGCCTCCTTGAGTGGGGTTGGGGGATGGGTCTAACCCAAGTCTTCTCTTTATAAGCAGCATTGGGGCATTAGAAGATGGAAAGTTGGGGAGTATGAGGGGGGTGTTTTTAATTATAGTGTTGGTATCATGCTGTGAGGTGCATAAGCCAGGAAAGCACTCAGTTGCCACAGGGGTTCAGACTACTTGCAAGAATGGTTTTGTTACCAACTTGTTGGGGAAATGGTTTCCACAGTGAGAGGTGGTGAGATGCTGGTGTGACTCTGAGATCTGGTTAGCTGGTGCCTTCTCGTAAGAGCATATCTGTAGACCAAGCATTTCTCCACTGAGCTGAACCTGCTAAGAACCACCCCATAGTTCCAATTGCATAGATGACGATGTTGTGGAGTCTTGAGAAGCACAGCTCAAATTAAAAGCCACACCCTGAACAAAGATAGCAGATTGGATCAGCAGATAGAGGTTAGAGAAGTCTCAGTTACAGGAAGGGCAAGCTTGAGACAAACCTTTCAGacatcagtactttttttttttattgggggattaatgttttacagtcaatagtaagtacaatagtttgtacacgcataacatttctcacttttccacacaacaatacaacccccactaggtcctcttccatcctattccaggacctgaactccccctgccccacccacccaccccagagtcttttactttggtgcaatataccaactccagtcagagttctgcttagtgttttctcttctgatcttgtttttcaactactgcctgtgaatgagatcaccccatatttatccttctgtttctgacttacttcatttaacatgattattttaagctccatccaagatgggctaaaaacagttaaatcaccatttttactttgacaatgttcaatagttctagtttatctatctcttcatttagctccttggtttctttgttgattttctgcctagatgatctgtcaagttgagagagtgggatgttaaagtcccctactatgactgtgttgctgttaatatgttgctgtgactctttcagtagatgtttgatgtatttagatggcctctccttgggtgtatagatgttaataatcattaagtcctcttgattgattgatcttcTAAGCACTaaataatgtccattcctatcttttaaaatcttatttattttaaggtctatcatgtcagatatgagcatagctgttcctgccccttttttgtggtccattggcttgtatggtagttttccttcttttcactcagagtctgtgtttgtcttgttgagttaggtgggtttcctgcagacagcatattgttaggttgtgttttctgctccatcttcctactctgtgccttttaataggtgaattcaggccattgacatttattgatattatagattgaagatattttaatgacattcttgtagatttttagagtgttctaatatatggcatgtttatggtgatctgactgtttataggagaccttattctttcagggcaggcttggtgatagttgattccttcaactgttgcttgtctgagaaggtttttacgcctccatctagtctgaatgacagtcttgcaggatacagtagtcttggttgaaagcctttctcattgagtactcagtagatatcttgccattctcttctggcctgtagtatttgtgtagagaagtctgctgctaatcttatgagttttcctctgcaagtgaatctctgtttttctcttgcagtcttcaggatactttatttatccttattcctttccattctaaatatgacaagtcttgatgtctttaagtctgggttaattctgtttggaaccctctgggcttcttgaacctttatgtcttttatgttgtctagattagagaagttctcagctattctgtcctgtagaatgctttcttcccctccctctctctttcttcctctgctaggcctataatacatatattatttcttttgaagtcatcccatatgtctctgttattgttttcagtatctcttaatctctttttgagatctcttacttctttcttagttttctataattcgtcctcaatcttgctaattctgttttctgcctcatttattcttttctctctcccctctgttgttttctgtagctcggctattttgttagcctgttttgatactgtattagcttgttcagctagttgtgctcttggcttagctattttagctttcagctctctattaCCTTAAGATAGttctttcagagactcatttgttgtttctgcatttctgatgacaattcttcgaactctttcctcactcctgtgactaaatccttagctagcatttggatgttaatctcattcttctgtgtttctacatttggggggcttttatctggacttttgtcctggttcatttctccaatgtttcttcttggtttaaccattattatagtgtgttatgagatccttctctcagtacttttcagtacactgatcactgttgcctggactgacttgtgtctaagtaatgtacttaaagagttcagagttgtggaaattaacagttatttcaatgttatctcaatccctgggTTGAAGCATAGtgactgttaaagcctctttttttctttttcttccctgtaggctatgtcagcctgaaggctttttacctataagtaggtttttttagcttagtcactcactcctgaccaagagataaagcagggtggggaagagatagcacagtggttatgcaaagagactcccatacaCCAagaatccaaagctctgggctcaattcagcttctctgccaaggcaggaagcactgctgggccctgtgagtttctaaacaagtcctattTATAGTCGATAGGTTCTGAAGCAGTtactcaccatgttctcatcaggagaatagtgtggaaaggctctcactatacagccccaccattAGACCACcagggtatagatcttctcttgagtttcctggtcagttctttgCCTCCTGATGTCAACAGAGGgcttcctccctgctgctccagcctctaaggGCAGTTGcaaatggaaactcacagttggtGAGTCTTAACGGAGTCTTCTccattcagcagtcttttttgttGGCAAAACTGAAGACTGGAGGTGGcttctcaactggcaaactgccagtaGATATAGgcttcagccccaggaatctctccttaggctcctctctgtccacaagcctcatgtattttcactcaccagtgatttggtgggttcccaaagtagtcccagtctcatcttgttgcagtctcaggtgatctttgatattccttgttctttagagaagtttctcaactgggttgagctggaggtctgggaagagttgtggtctctggatgctctggtgatttggtgggttcccacagtagttctagtcctgtcttgttgtgtcctgtcctaggtggtctcctttgatccAGACATCAGTTCTTACACCAGTCTCTGTGATGTGTTGGAGTAGTACAATGGTCTAATaattagatgatttttttttagtaagtgcCTATCATTAAACTTTTGAATGCTGATGTTTCCATTTCAAACACACCCACCTACAAATAACCCCATTGATAACTATTCCACTAGTTAAAAGGACAGGATGGCTCACCCATAAAGGTCCCCTTTTAGAAAGCCCtggtgaggggctgggcagtagagcacccagtaaagtgctctttacaatacacaaggacccaagttcaagctccattccccacttgcaggtgggaagcttcacaaatggtgaagcagtgctgcaagtatctctcttcctttctccccctctgtctccccttttcccctcaacttctctatataaaataaaataaaaaaattttaaacacccTGGTTTAACTGGTCACTGGGGTGGCCATGCTTTTTTCCTTCCTGTGCTTTAATCTCTACTCTTAATGTTT
Above is a window of Erinaceus europaeus chromosome 12, mEriEur2.1, whole genome shotgun sequence DNA encoding:
- the LOC103108122 gene encoding C-C motif chemokine 3-like — protein: MKITVAALALLLLNKTFSQTCAASFGADTPTACCFSYISRQIPRKFVDDYYETSSHCSKPGVIFQTKRGRQICANPSESWVQKYVTDLELNSGLTWK